Sequence from the Amaranthus tricolor cultivar Red isolate AtriRed21 chromosome 1, ASM2621246v1, whole genome shotgun sequence genome:
ATAGGGCTAAAATGAAAAGTGGCAGAGAAAGGGTAAATACAATGTTTGTTTGGAGGTGTCGCCGTGAGAGCCACCGGTGAGGCTGAGCAATGGACGGTGTAAATTGAAATTGGGAAGAGTGAAGTTGAATTTCTTTTATCTCTTTGTTGAGAGAAATGGGAAAGAATACCAATTTATTTCATACAGAATACTAAATTTGGATTGATCCGAATTCAAACTGAATTTACAATGTGAAcataaaatttgatttaaaatcaacaatctAAAATACGTGATCGgaataaacacctctagtaTCATCATTTTGGATATTAATACTTGCTTTTCCATATAAGCGGAATCTGATTCTTAAAAAATCACATGATTTTCAAAAGAGTGATTTTAAATCAATTATTTCATGAAAGTTGAACCCTAAGTCTGAATGAGATAACTCAATCTATCCAATGAGACAGGTCTTAGAGCATGTTGTTTGTTGAAGATATTATTTTGATAGATGAGACCGAAAAGAGGGTAAATAGAGTCGAAGTAAAATGAGTACATGAAGTGAAAATTTAGTACAAATAAGACATTGAAAAACACTATATAACTAAATGCAAAGAAATCATTCTAACTGAATACTTCAAACTCTTTGGGTCTATATTTTAGAGTAGTGAGGATAACTAATATGATAGAGAGATTATGCACAAATCTTGCATGAGACCGTTTCACTCGTTAGAGTGAGGCTTAGCTTATTCGAATAATTAATTAGATTTTTATTTGTACTTTTTAGTAAATTTGAATAGTAAAGGGTAACAATTAGTATATTTCTTTTCAATGGGAAGATGAataaatattccaaatagattGCCAGAGAATTGGATCTTAAATGGTGCACGAATGAatgtgttatgaatggtatgtatgacttgagtgcacaagttAATGTGTGtaatcatgtgtgtgactcttggtttgaGGAATGTAAATGGATGTAATTATGTGGTGAGTATTCATGATGAATTATgtgtgttaatgaagattaatgaagaagaagaagggactTGATTTATGGTAGCTCAATCGAATTCTGACAGAGAGATCAGAAAGCTCGCTCGACctatccgctcgaccgagcgagacattttggtaggtcgagcgggcagacagaatgctccagaatgctGCTGAtcctcgctcgaccgagcgagctccctgtttcggtcgagcggatcttctgatatgcatgggatgctagttttcgacctttcaagttcttggagttatttcatattattcattactcaatattaactatgtattcaagtgagctattgatattctagtatctagtactatatatagggctctcatactcacacatcaaacacatcaaacacaacccctaagccaaacacatagccttttgtttgttatctctttctcaattgtaattcttcattaagaagtgttgtttgtattcttttgatataatataaacagaaactacataccacggaggacgtagccatcattgggtgaacctctctttgtgtccttttttagttacattgtcaaactttgttttgttcgttgttgtttgttcttagcatcgtaacggttttggcaaaAGTTTTGGAATGTATAGTAAAACTTAGTCTTGGGGTAATATCCTTGTATGAACAAAAGGATATGTGTAGAAGGCAGATCATAGAAAGAGGTCAGTATCTTTTCGGGTATTTAGAGGAGTGAGAAGGTCTTCCTTGTGAGACTATTTAATTGGTCCAATctaattatttctttatcaattttaagacttaaaaaatcaattttaaagctTTAATTGACTATTTAACTTGTAGAATTTGTCcaattacaaaatttaaaagaccAATTCAATTTTTATTCCAATGAAATATTGAAATTAGTCTTTTAAGCAATGAAATTTGGCTTTTTAAGTCTTTGTATTGATCTTTTAACTCTTGAAATtagtatatttaaaatttttttaaaaaatattacgcCTGATTCAATCGCACGACTTAAATCGTCTCACACACGAGACTTTTTGAAGCATAATTTGATGGTTGATTTCCCAAAATGTGTGCCATATCTATTTCATGGGCCTCTCCATATTTGGGGAAGCTAACCCATGTGTTACCATTTTTTGTTGCACATCCAATTTGGGCAACTAAATGGGTGCTTTTAGGCCATTGCACTATTCCTTGCTGCTCTGTGCTCCACTTTTTCACTTGTTCCTCGCAGCCTTTCAAGTCTGCAGTGTTCCGAGGATGGCTTTGCCGCCTCGTATTGGCAAGCCCCCTCCTGTTAAGCGAAACAAAATTCGTCAATGCCAGACTCAAATCATAAACAGAAGACCTTTTCACGCCAACCATGCCAAAATTCCTGCAAAAACTTATTCATCTAATCTCTTAATATAATGTTACTGACAATCAAGCCATAGTTTTTCCAAACAATAGTTTCTTTTCATACTTCTATCTAGATAGTAGAGGATACCAGAAGGATGacacaaaaaaatcaatgtGCCGGATACGGGCTGGGCCGGGCCttgcaaaataaaaatgggtTGAAAATGGGTCGAGCTTTAAATCCGGCCCAAcccattttaatttactttgaTAATGACaatacaattttttatatttttatttatttttcaatttttttaaataacttttttgCTTATGATGAATATAACCCAGAATGGCTTATACCTTTTTCAGTATGTTGCATCACTAAGTACCTGCAGAAGCATTAGCATCCCTTCAAATCCACCATTATTGATCAAATTACCAAGCTTTTATTCAAGAACTAAATTATGATTATACATACTAAGTTTTTGCATCCAGTACTTAAAATTACTTACGTACCTAGTCAAATACGCAAGTATTATTATCCAAGTCGAACTCTTCCTCGTCACTGGTCTCATTACATAATTTGGCATCACACTCCAAATCAAAAGGATTATCAAACTCATCACGACGCCAATCTTGCACACATACCAAAGCTTGCACTGTTTTGGGTTTTAGAGAGCTACGAATAGGCGAGATGATCTTTCCACCAATACTAAAAGCCGATTCCAAAGCTACAGTACTAACTGGAATTGTAAGCAAATCTCTAGTTAATAATGCAAGGTCCGAATACTTTGTAATACTTTGTTGCCAATACCCCAAAACATCCAACTCAATGTTATGTCCCAGTGGGGCCTCGGCCAAATACGATTCAAGTTGTGACAGTTTCGATTGTGTGCTTGAAATTCTAGGAGTATAGCTATCAAAATCACCAAGTAATTCATCATGAGATAATCTAGAACTTGGAAGGGGAGAAGCAACAACAATCGGGGATGTTGAAAATTAAAGCTTGTATTCATCAAACAAAGGCTTCAAAGTAGCCAAACATTAGCAACAAGTTCCAACCCTTATTCTCTCCAAAATGATTCACTAAACAATACTTCACAAATTTGACTTTGAATCTAGGATCTAATATAGTCGCACAAGATAGGTAAATATTATACTCTGACTAATATTTATCAAACACCCCAGACATATTCACCGCCATAGTCCTCAAAGCTACATGTTATCCCTCACGTGCTATTGATATGTGACGATGAATTAACAAAGCAcctttaaaatacaaatttgcAGTTGGAGCTTTAACAGCTGAAAACATGCACGTCACATCATAAAAAAGCCTCAAAAATTTATGAATCACAAACAAATCTTCCCACTCATTATCTGAAGGTACAAAAGAGGAGTATGCACTCCTTGATCCCAATGTTACAAAAACTTCTATGAAGTACAACACATCATCAGTCATCTTATAAGTCGAATTCTCAACGAATTTACATGTCtagattaatttttcttttatcatCTAAGTGAAAATTTCTTTGTACTAGCTCATAGAACTCCTTACTCTTGCTAGTAGATTTCAAAATCATTTGCAGCAAACTCCTAATTTTCTCCATGATGTTCTAAATTGATTTTAAACCAGTCTAAACAATCAAATTAACAATGTGGGCTCAACATCTGATATGCAAGAATTCACCACTACTTACCAACATCCCTCTTGAATTAAGGCGAATTTTAAGACGATTCATCATTGAATCGTTATATATGGCATTATCAACACTCACACCCATATTCCATTGACATAAAAAGATCAAAATCTCCTCGAAAATGCTTTCTCCTGTGTATGGAGGAGATAATGATCTAAACCTCAGAATTTTCTTATGCAACTTCCAATTATGGTCAACAAAATGCGCCataatacaaatataattttGCCAAGAATGCTTTGACTTCCAATTATCAGTTGTCAAATATATACGACCAGCCAGACTTTTCAAAAGGGCTTTAAGTCTTTCCCTCTCCTCAAAATACATCGAAAAAAGATCTCTGGTAAGAGTGGTTATGCTAAAAGGCTGAAACAGAGGGTTAGCCTTGCGCATCATTCTCCTAAATCCATTTTCTTTCACCTTGGCAAATGGATGATCTCCatcaacaacaaacaacaaaatttcTTTCTTCAAATCATTCAtatcaaaaacaaattcatcagCAACCTTATTATTAAAACCCATCCACCAAGTGGCCCATGAGGTCTTTTAGGACAAGAATCCAAAAGATGACGTTTGAGGTGAGATGTCCCCTGTTTAATACAAGCCACTAACAACAATTTACAACGATAACAACGAGCTTTTACCTCACCATGTTCATTTCTGATTTGTTTAAACTCACTCCAAACTTTAGAAgtctttttctttttgcaaAGTGAACGAGTGTATTCAGTATATCTATCCTCTCGAGCTACCTCTATAGGTTCCTCCTCAAACTCAGACCTAGACTCATGCCTAGACGACTCAGGCCTAGACAACTCGGGTCTAGATGAATAGGTGTCTTTCACTTTCCATATTATGCTCTGTATACATATTGAAAAGGGATAATTAAAAATTTCTAATTACCacataaaattttccaaaattattcATTAAACGATTTTAGGGCATAATCACCGAACAAGCCAGCAAATCTTATAGTAAAAATATTCGAGAAGTATTTGGTTCAGGGAAAGAATctgtattaaattataaaattacttaattaaattattacctAAAGCATTTTACACAATTTTAATGGTTGTGGAGTGAGACAAATGCTTTACACAATTTCTAATTACCACATAAAATTTTCCAATATTATAGtaatattagtataatttaGGTTACTATATAtggaaattataaaatttagcaATAATTTAGCAATGAATTTcaacaaataacaaaaacaaaacctgAGAATTAAAGACAAAATGTAATCGAATGAGATCACCTCCTGTGACTGTCTGATCATCAATTTTGGACTTCCGAGACAAAGAGAGATGATGAGAAATTACCGAACTTATGTAGGGATTATCACAAATTGAATCTTAAATCGCAAATGTGTGAAGAATTATTGTTCAATTTGTAGGGATTTAGATTAAGGTTTTAATTTGGagagattttagggttttaatcaCAAATGTTGAtgcaaaggaaaaaaaagggaGATTTTCAAAGCCCATTTTAAATTTACAAAGGTCCGTTTTCAATCCATTTTAAGCCCTCTTATAATCCGCtccatttttaataataatggaGCCCGTTTTCGGCCCGGCCCTTATAAAACCCTTCTAAATCGAGCTGGATAAGGGCTCAAAAAAGGGGCctggcccattgaacacctTTAGTCCCAACTAAAAAGGCTTCATGTAATAACATCATTAAACTTAAAGTAGCCTTCTCAAACAATTTAATAGTCGAGATCTTCCATATTAAATCAAATCAACATATGGAAGATAAAGATACAGGTTTACTATGATAAAGATCTTGTCATGGTGTAAGGGAAGCCTGTATCAAGAAATAGACTAAATCGATTGAGTGATCGACGCTTCCACCACAACCACAAGTTGGACTTACTTTATCCTATTAAACGAAGCTTTAGCACCCTTAACTTGAATGACTCTTCGggttattatgttgagcagcatcCAACCTTCTTCACTGCAGATACATCATCCTTGACATTGATGGTTTGTCCCTTGGGCACAGCAGCAGGGTCATCCCCGGCCTCCAGAGCCTTTTTGCTGACAAATCGATATATTTGAGTAAGCACCTCGGTAAATGCATCCTCAACGTTCAATGATTCTAGGGCAGAGGTCTCCATAAAGTATGTTTTCTCTTTCTCAGCAAATGTCTGTGCATCTTCGGAGGAAACAGCACGCAAATGCCGTAAATCTGCCTTGTTCCCCACAAGCATGATCACAATGTTGGAATCTGTATGGTCTCGGAGCTCTTTCAACCATCTCTCAACATTCTCAAATGTAACATGGCGAGTGACATCGTAAACGAGTAATGCACCAACAGCACCTCGATAATAAGCACTAGTGATTGCACGATACCTAACGAAGCATCACATACAAACAAGATTGGTATTTAACCTGTGAGTCTAGTAGAGAAAAGATTTAAAACATCTACGGTccgtttggtaatcggtactaaatggtgggaatgaaaatgatttgttgtgtaattttcatgatatgtatcatgtattcctatgataatgaaaatttggtcataagaatattttttttcttcacaattttccattaccacctaatactacGTGTacaaatgataatgcattggaatgaattttatgaagaaaatgagatcgTTGAAGGAGTATAACcatgaccattaaacttgtcaagagaAATTACTACCAAAATTTCGCTAACTTTCTATTACCTTTACCACCATTTTATACCGATTACCAAACGGGCTGCTAGAAATAAGTATCTATGTGATCAGATGACCAAAGAAAAAACAACAGTTGAATGCAAATCACAAGTAATTGTCCTATTGCTTTGATcaaaatgtttaaattattaCTCTCTCATCCGACTCATTTTGCCATATTTCGACTTAAGCGATCAAGCctagacatttaaaataatatagtaAAATGAGTGAAAAATATGACAAAACGAGTAGTATATAGAACTTGTAAACAACATTTGAAATCTGATTTAAAATTCAGGAAAGGAATCCTATTGTTATAATTCAGTAGACAGCGTATGAGAAATTCAGATGAGCAAAATTTTCAACTGAAGAATTTCCCTGCATCATTAAGTGTATATTTCCACCTCAATTTACCAAGTTCAAACCAACCGACAGAATTCATCCTTTACGATCTAAAATAAAGGTATGTAATCAGCTATTCAGACCACAGCTTAAAAATTCTGCTGCTGCTAGTACCACCAATCTATTGAGTCCTTAGGTCAACAAATTTTGATCATCAGGACGACATTTTAGAACCAAGGGAAAAAATAATCACAGATTGCCaatattttaaactttattagatgATAGAGTAAATAAGGTATCTGAGACTACAACCATCCGCtcaaacttttggttgagtggCGGTATCAAAGCCAACAAGAAGAAAATTCACAAATTCTAATCTCATATACATGTCATTCCAAATGGAATATTCAATATCGAAGAGGATTTGTGTTGCATTATACTTCTGACCCAAAGGATCTCGTGTGAGGAAGAATGATATAGTATGTCCACCACCCCAAT
This genomic interval carries:
- the LOC130798889 gene encoding zinc finger BED domain-containing protein RICESLEEPER 3-like, translating into MLLHEAFLVGTKDSICDNPYISSVISHHLSLSRKSKIDDQTVTGGDLIRLHFVFNSQSIIWKVKDTYSSRPELSRPESSRHESRSEFEEEPIEVAREDRYTEYTRSLCKKKKTSKVWSEFKQIRNEHGEGTSHLKRHLLDSCPKRPHGPLGGWKEILLFVVDGDHPFAKVKENGFRRMMRKANPLFQPFSITTLTRDLFSMYFEERERLKALLKSLAGRIYLTTDNWKSKHSWQNYICIMAHFVDHNWKLHKKILRFRSLSPPYTGESIFEEILIFLCQWNMGVSVDNAIYNDSMMNRLKIRLNSRGMLNIMEKIRSLLQMILKSTSKSKEFYELVQRNFHLDDKRKINLDM
- the LOC130815210 gene encoding ras-related protein Rab11B-like, whose protein sequence is MGYRADDDYDYLFKLVLIGDSGVGKSNLLSRFTRNEFSLESKSTIGVEFATRSIRVDDKVVKAQIWDTAGQERYRAITSAYYRGAVGALLVYDVTRHVTFENVERWLKELRDHTDSNIVIMLVGNKADLRHLRAVSSEDAQTFAEKEKTYFMETSALESLNVEDAFTEVLTQIYRFVSKKALEAGDDPAAVPKGQTINVKDDVSAVKKVGCCST